In Anaerolineales bacterium, one DNA window encodes the following:
- a CDS encoding formylglycine-generating enzyme family protein, with the protein MQEVYLDSYYIDSYEVTNAAYRVCVEEGGCARPYSTKRFDSSSYANHPVAFVDWNQAKTYCEWRGTQLPTEAQWEKAARGVDGRTYPWGEGIDCDKANYDKECVGDTTEVGSYESSKSPYGLYDMAGNVWEWVNDWYSDVYYQSSPLNNPLGPDDGELRVQRGGSWSSGDFLAQSFLRLYGDPVEKNYVSGFYGFRCARNVTP; encoded by the coding sequence ATGCAAGAGGTCTATTTAGATAGTTATTATATTGACTCGTATGAGGTGACCAATGCAGCATATAGAGTTTGTGTTGAAGAAGGCGGGTGTGCTAGACCATATAGCACTAAACGATTTGATAGTTCGTCTTATGCAAACCATCCTGTTGCATTTGTGGATTGGAATCAAGCAAAAACATATTGTGAGTGGAGAGGCACTCAATTGCCTACGGAAGCTCAATGGGAAAAGGCTGCCCGTGGAGTTGATGGACGAACATATCCTTGGGGTGAAGGGATTGATTGTGATAAAGCGAATTATGATAAAGAATGTGTGGGTGATACGACTGAAGTAGGTAGTTATGAGAGCAGCAAGAGCCCATATGGTTTGTATGATATGGCGGGTAATGTTTGGGAATGGGTAAATGATTGGTATTCAGATGTGTATTATCAATCATCACCACTAAATAATCCATTAGGACCAGATGATGGAGAATTGCGCGTTCAACGTGGCGGTTCTTGGTCATCAGGTGATTTTCTGGCGCAATCATTTCTTAGGCTTTATGGCGACCCAGTCGAAAAAAATTATGTTTCTGGATTTTATGGATTTCGTTGTGCCCGTAATGTAACCCCATAA
- a CDS encoding NADH-quinone oxidoreductase subunit A: MLLEYIAIAVMIAIATLIAFIAVGLGELFGPKKKSAAKDMPYESGMNPYGEGTRRMPVRFYLIAVLFILFDIEVVFFLPWAIAFRQLGLFGLIEMAVFIVILLIGYVYAWKKGALEWE, from the coding sequence ATGTTGCTTGAATATATTGCCATCGCGGTGATGATCGCGATAGCCACTTTGATTGCTTTTATTGCCGTCGGGTTGGGGGAATTGTTCGGACCGAAGAAAAAATCTGCAGCGAAAGACATGCCGTACGAATCGGGCATGAACCCATACGGCGAAGGGACGCGGCGCATGCCTGTCCGCTTTTATCTGATCGCCGTGCTCTTCATTCTCTTCGATATTGAAGTCGTGTTCTTTTTGCCCTGGGCGATCGCGTTCCGCCAGCTCGGCCTCTTTGGCTTGATCGAGATGGCGGTCTTTATCGTCATTTTGCTTATCGGTTATGTGTATGCCTGGAAAAAAGGAGCCCTGGAATGGGAGTAG
- the dnaG gene encoding DNA primase, translating to MSTIDEIKAKIDIVDLVSEAGVKLRHAGRNYTGFCPFHDNKHTPAFVVWPESGTWRCFGACNEGGDIFKFVMKREGIDFKEALGKLAARAGVELKEYQRETPQQREAFDNLRKLLEDAVIYYRSQLFNNTEVLSYLREKRGLTDSTIETFGLGYALTGYDNFLKHFTSKGFSEEDLLDSGMLSERDSGGYYDKFRNRIMIPIRDEQGRMAGFGARIVDPDDIPKFLNSPETPIFSKGRLLYGLDRARKPIRAADQAVIVEGYLDVIALHQAGYENVVSPMGTALTEDQLRLLKRSTRRIVLALDPDVAGQKAVLRGLDAARSAMDREGELGFNARGLLKNEARLQADLRVATIPDDLDPDEIVARDREEWKRIIEGAKPIVTHVMDSLAAGQDLNDAKVKNQIAAQVLPLIEDLPSAMERDTYRQALARMLKVDERSLTAAQARGPVVRRKPRVTDQSEKAETPVVAVNPRLKVESHCLGVLFRKPELLYRLDRRLEECGLSPLVAEDFEYTDHQLLFGVVRLAVEQDEKDHQHYLMSHLPEAVTTLSKDLLAQTETLDPVDDRLLEELLARFLDLRRAHAMINVNQLRFLQEDEQQQGGANMKAYQEQAIQFARLLNSLDKAKRKMSTRRQA from the coding sequence ATGTCCACCATTGATGAGATCAAAGCCAAAATCGATATCGTCGACCTTGTCTCCGAGGCCGGTGTCAAACTGCGTCACGCGGGGAGGAACTATACCGGCTTCTGTCCATTCCACGATAACAAGCACACGCCGGCCTTTGTGGTCTGGCCCGAGTCCGGGACGTGGCGCTGCTTTGGCGCGTGCAATGAGGGCGGCGACATCTTCAAGTTCGTGATGAAGCGCGAAGGCATCGATTTCAAGGAAGCCTTGGGGAAGCTTGCCGCGCGTGCGGGCGTGGAGTTGAAGGAATACCAGCGCGAGACGCCCCAGCAAAGGGAGGCCTTCGACAACCTGCGCAAACTGCTCGAGGACGCGGTCATTTATTATCGCAGCCAGCTTTTCAACAACACGGAGGTCCTGTCCTACCTGCGCGAGAAGCGCGGATTAACCGATTCGACAATCGAAACCTTCGGTCTGGGCTATGCGCTTACGGGGTATGATAATTTTCTCAAGCATTTCACAAGCAAAGGCTTCTCCGAAGAAGATTTGCTCGATTCAGGCATGCTCTCGGAGCGCGACAGCGGCGGATATTACGACAAGTTCCGCAACCGCATCATGATCCCCATCCGCGACGAGCAGGGACGCATGGCCGGTTTCGGCGCACGTATTGTGGACCCGGACGATATTCCCAAATTCCTCAACTCTCCTGAAACGCCGATCTTTTCCAAGGGACGCCTGCTTTATGGTCTGGACAGAGCCCGCAAACCGATCCGCGCCGCCGACCAGGCGGTGATCGTGGAGGGCTATCTGGATGTCATCGCCCTGCATCAGGCGGGCTATGAGAACGTGGTCTCGCCGATGGGCACGGCATTGACGGAAGACCAGCTGCGTTTGCTCAAACGTTCCACGCGGCGCATCGTCCTTGCGCTGGACCCGGATGTTGCGGGACAAAAAGCCGTCCTGCGCGGACTCGACGCCGCCCGTTCGGCAATGGACCGTGAAGGCGAACTTGGTTTTAACGCGCGCGGACTTCTAAAGAATGAAGCGCGCCTGCAGGCGGACCTGCGCGTGGCGACCATCCCCGATGACCTCGACCCGGATGAGATCGTGGCCCGCGACAGGGAGGAATGGAAGCGCATCATCGAAGGCGCGAAACCCATCGTCACGCATGTAATGGATTCGCTGGCGGCGGGACAGGACTTGAACGACGCCAAGGTCAAGAATCAGATCGCGGCGCAGGTGCTTCCATTGATCGAAGACCTGCCCAGCGCCATGGAGCGCGATACCTACCGTCAGGCGCTGGCGCGAATGCTCAAGGTGGATGAACGCTCCCTGACGGCGGCGCAGGCTCGGGGTCCGGTGGTGAGGCGCAAGCCTCGGGTGACAGATCAAAGCGAAAAAGCGGAAACGCCGGTCGTGGCGGTCAACCCGAGGTTGAAGGTCGAATCCCATTGCCTGGGTGTTTTATTCCGCAAACCTGAATTGTTATATCGTTTGGACCGCAGGCTGGAGGAATGCGGCCTGAGCCCGCTGGTGGCGGAGGACTTCGAGTATACTGACCATCAACTGTTGTTTGGCGTGGTGCGTCTGGCGGTGGAACAGGATGAGAAGGACCATCAGCATTACCTGATGAGTCATCTGCCCGAAGCAGTGACCACGCTTTCGAAGGACCTGCTCGCGCAGACGGAAACGCTCGACCCCGTGGATGACCGCCTGCTTGAGGAACTGCTGGCGCGCTTTTTGGATCTGCGGCGTGCCCATGCGATGATCAATGTCAATCAACTGCGTTTCCTGCAGGAGGACGAACAACAGCAGGGCGGCGCAAATATGAAGGCATACCAGGAGCAGGCGATCCAGTTTGCACGCCTGCTCAACAGCCTGGACAAGGCAAAACGAAAGATGTCCACGAGGCGGCAGGCCTGA
- a CDS encoding sigma-70 family RNA polymerase sigma factor translates to MPAKSRPKTKVKTKVKPKAKAVQKPAVKRKKVPRKKPGLSVGAVVESLAEEQEATLESMLEDVIEPDESLLQQEDEFEDAPPVRSHEVAGELSEDPVRLYLREIGLVKLLTPDSEFRLATLIEADRLAGTLRTLKQRKGVSLACSIYHWLISEMLTSWDRLIEDAERLDHEPPSLALLIAESQSLHAGWEFDSPSYLRAYLDNGHWGVDHLWDNLARHAYSVFLSLYLLPFKYAEWLLTHAREENGLPAQRTLYRKLPSDVDLFAEMEAAHVRAEDANQALIRANLRLVVSVAKRYLGRGISFLDLIQEGNMGLLRAIGKFDPRRGFKFSTYATWWIRQSINRSIAEQARTIRIPVHLFESISRILRAQRHLTQVLGREPSNEELALEVGYLSAVDVQVVLRAHAENKPIDPEIQHKLDIASQKIHRVLRSAEEPVSLEGPVGDADSSSLGDFIEDIDAPSPMDAAAKEMLREQVQHALSVLSERERDVLELRFGLKDGREHTLEEVSRYFDVTRERIRQIEAKALRKLRHPARSRELRDYLGD, encoded by the coding sequence ATGCCCGCAAAAAGCAGACCGAAGACGAAGGTAAAGACGAAGGTAAAGCCGAAGGCAAAAGCGGTCCAAAAGCCAGCGGTAAAAAGGAAAAAGGTCCCGCGCAAGAAGCCGGGCTTGTCCGTGGGTGCAGTGGTGGAATCACTGGCGGAAGAGCAGGAAGCCACTTTGGAGTCCATGCTGGAGGATGTCATTGAACCCGATGAGTCCCTGCTACAGCAGGAGGATGAGTTCGAGGATGCTCCGCCTGTGCGTTCGCATGAAGTGGCGGGCGAGCTTTCCGAAGACCCGGTGCGTTTGTACCTGCGTGAGATCGGACTTGTCAAACTGCTTACGCCGGACAGCGAGTTTCGGCTTGCCACGCTCATCGAGGCGGACCGGCTGGCCGGCACGCTCCGCACACTAAAACAGCGCAAGGGTGTTTCACTTGCCTGTTCCATATATCACTGGCTCATTTCTGAAATGCTCACCTCGTGGGATCGTCTGATCGAGGATGCCGAACGCCTCGATCATGAACCTCCCAGCCTGGCCTTGTTGATCGCTGAATCCCAGTCGCTTCATGCGGGCTGGGAGTTTGATTCCCCATCCTATCTGCGCGCCTATCTGGATAACGGTCATTGGGGTGTCGACCATCTTTGGGATAACCTTGCCCGGCATGCGTACAGCGTCTTTCTCAGCCTGTACCTGCTTCCGTTCAAATATGCAGAGTGGCTGCTGACGCATGCCCGCGAGGAGAACGGGCTGCCCGCCCAGCGCACGCTCTACCGCAAACTGCCGTCCGACGTAGACCTGTTTGCGGAAATGGAAGCCGCCCACGTACGTGCGGAGGATGCGAACCAGGCGCTCATCCGCGCGAACCTGCGCCTGGTGGTGAGCGTCGCCAAGCGCTATCTTGGGCGCGGCATCTCCTTCCTCGATCTTATTCAGGAGGGCAACATGGGATTGCTGCGCGCCATCGGCAAGTTCGACCCGCGGCGTGGATTCAAATTCAGCACCTACGCCACGTGGTGGATCCGCCAGTCCATCAACCGCTCGATTGCCGAGCAGGCGCGGACGATCCGCATTCCGGTCCATTTGTTCGAATCCATCTCGCGTATCTTGCGCGCGCAGCGGCATCTCACGCAGGTCCTGGGACGTGAGCCAAGTAATGAAGAGCTTGCCCTCGAAGTGGGCTATCTTTCTGCGGTGGATGTACAGGTGGTCCTGCGCGCGCACGCGGAAAACAAGCCGATCGACCCTGAAATACAACACAAACTGGATATTGCCTCGCAAAAGATCCATCGCGTGCTGCGCTCTGCAGAGGAGCCGGTTTCATTGGAGGGCCCGGTGGGGGACGCTGACTCCAGTTCGCTGGGTGATTTCATCGAGGATATTGATGCGCCCTCGCCGATGGATGCCGCCGCAAAAGAGATGCTGCGCGAGCAGGTCCAGCATGCCCTTTCCGTGCTCTCCGAACGCGAGCGCGATGTGCTGGAACTGCGCTTCGGTTTGAAGGACGGCAGGGAGCACACGCTCGAGGAGGTCAGCCGTTATTTCGATGTGACCCGCGAGCGCATCCGCCAGATCGAGGCAAAAGCCTTGCGGAAGCTGCGCCATCCCGCAAGGAGCCGCGAGTTACGCGATTATTTGGGGGATTGA
- a CDS encoding type II toxin-antitoxin system HicB family antitoxin, whose amino-acid sequence MQYKIRLEETDEGFAVWVPGLPGCWSQGETEQEALENIKDAIKIYLETVEVLLEDAQTRMVEVAV is encoded by the coding sequence ATGCAATACAAAATTCGACTTGAAGAAACAGATGAAGGCTTTGCCGTTTGGGTTCCGGGGCTGCCAGGATGCTGGTCGCAAGGCGAGACGGAACAAGAAGCGCTTGAAAACATCAAGGATGCGATAAAAATATACCTTGAAACGGTTGAGGTTCTGTTGGAAGATGCCCAAACCCGAATGGTGGAGGTTGCGGTTTAG
- a CDS encoding DUF5674 family protein: MIYILQSQPTPEQIIEMSKEYETMIKIVVDIRRRILAGGGEMHADCEQVLLENGSEQDDLWGANWYPADQRIEFESLINIRPRLGNRSILIQSEELRQSVETVTKEIFGGAA, translated from the coding sequence ATGATCTACATTCTTCAATCCCAACCAACGCCTGAGCAAATCATAGAAATGTCCAAAGAGTATGAAACGATGATCAAGATCGTCGTGGACATTCGCCGCCGAATTTTGGCGGGCGGCGGGGAAATGCACGCGGACTGTGAACAGGTGCTTCTGGAAAATGGCAGCGAGCAGGACGATCTTTGGGGCGCGAACTGGTATCCCGCCGACCAGCGCATCGAATTCGAATCGCTCATCAATATCCGTCCGAGGTTGGGGAATCGCAGCATCTTGATTCAAAGTGAAGAACTGCGGCAAAGCGTCGAAACGGTCACAAAGGAAATCTTTGGAGGCGCGGCATGA
- a CDS encoding winged helix-turn-helix domain-containing protein, with protein MEERRLEGGRLLKAGKMSKAEISRHLGVSRATVGQWARIIETKGMRGLQKRKAAGSEPKLSNPQKQSLKRKLERGALANGYPTDRWTLDRVQKLIKREFDVTYHPNYLNRLLRKLGFSPQKPMPQAIEQEKELVEAWLLGDWPRIKKVTSSQSKNRILG; from the coding sequence ATGGAAGAAAGACGGCTTGAAGGTGGACGGCTGTTGAAAGCTGGAAAAATGTCAAAAGCCGAAATCTCAAGACACCTCGGAGTAAGCCGGGCCACGGTCGGCCAATGGGCCAGAATCATAGAAACAAAAGGTATGCGCGGACTCCAAAAAAGAAAAGCGGCTGGTAGCGAGCCGAAGTTGAGTAATCCACAAAAGCAAAGCTTAAAGAGGAAGCTGGAACGAGGGGCTTTGGCGAATGGATATCCAACTGATCGCTGGACATTGGACCGTGTCCAAAAATTGATCAAAAGAGAATTTGATGTCACTTATCATCCGAATTACCTCAATCGATTGTTGCGCAAACTAGGTTTCAGTCCACAAAAGCCAATGCCACAGGCTATTGAACAGGAAAAAGAGTTAGTGGAAGCTTGGTTGCTAGGAGATTGGCCAAGGATAAAAAAAGTCACATCGTCTCAAAGCAAAAATCGTATTTTGGGATGA
- a CDS encoding IS5 family transposase (programmed frameshift), which translates to MNYKTIAHLKGSDFKRLTGVQRETFEQMLTVIEKGLRDFGRPPKLSRADQLLMTLMYWREYRTEFHIAQSYGVSEATVCRTIRKVEEALVRSKKFRLPGKKALQASDTVFEVVLVDVSEQPVERPKKGQKRHYSGKKKRHTQKAQVMADRKSTQIITTAFSHGSKHDFQLFKDDACEFSEHLRILADAGYQGLMEFHQNSQTPFKKSKYHALTKREKQSNRSLARKRIVIEHIFRKLKVFRILSERYRNRRKRFALRFNLIAAIYNLELNSI; encoded by the exons ATGAACTATAAGACAATCGCACATCTCAAAGGTAGTGACTTCAAACGGCTAACTGGCGTCCAGCGCGAAACCTTCGAGCAGATGCTCACAGTCATTGAGAAAGGGCTGCGAGACTTCGGGAGACCGCCAAAACTGAGCCGAGCCGATCAGTTGTTGATGACCTTGATGTACTGGCGAGAATATCGCACAGAATTTCATATTGCGCAATCCTATGGTGTCAGTGAAGCAACCGTTTGCCGCACCATTCGCAAGGTAGAGGAGGCCTTAGTCCGTTCAAAAAAGTTTCGTTTGCCTGGCAAAAAGGCACTCCAAGCCAGTGACACGGTGTTCGAGGTAGTGCTGGTTGATGTCAGCGAACAGCCAGTGGAACGTCCAAAAAAAG GCCAAAAACGGCATTACAGTGGCAAAAAGAAGCGTCACACCCAAAAAGCGCAGGTGATGGCTGATCGAAAAAGTACCCAAATCATAACCACCGCCTTTAGTCATGGAAGCAAACACGACTTCCAACTGTTCAAAGACGATGCCTGTGAGTTCTCTGAACATCTGCGTATTCTGGCAGATGCGGGCTATCAAGGATTGATGGAGTTTCATCAGAACAGTCAAACACCCTTCAAGAAATCCAAATACCATGCTCTGACGAAACGAGAGAAACAGAGCAATCGAAGCTTGGCACGGAAACGGATTGTGATTGAGCATATATTCCGTAAGTTGAAAGTGTTTCGCATTTTGAGCGAGAGGTATCGCAATCGTAGAAAGAGATTTGCTTTGCGCTTCAACCTGATTGCTGCTATTTACAACCTTGAACTCAACTCAATTTGA
- the glyS gene encoding glycine--tRNA ligase subunit beta — MSSSFQSIILKLQDFWASKGCLITQPYYTQVGAGTMNPATFLRVLGPEPWNVAYVEPSVRPDDGRYGENPNRFQLHTQFQVILKPDPTNPQELYLESLYALGIDPRQHDIRFVEDNWEQPAISAWGLGWEVWLDGQEITQFTYFQQMGGVALDPVSVEITYGLERILIALNNANAIWNEEYGAGVTYGEIRRQEEFEHSKYYFETADVERVRAMYDLFSAEADACLAAGLIVPAHDYVLKCSHSFNILDTRGAISVAERQAFFRRIRELARGVALAYEEQRKGLEYPLLKDTGSKVTSSQVSTFKPSNLQPANFILEIGVEELPASDVDVAHGLLTTRIPTLLDELRLTHGDVRILTTPRRLVVSVDSLSPNQPDREDLVKGPPADKALDKDGKPTQAGLGFAKKNNIDPASLEVREEGNNKYVFALVKQTGRPTPEVLAEALPKLVADIKFEKSMRWNDSGVSFSRPIRWYVALLGDMVIPFEYAGVVSGNISRGLRPYDSPEIKIPSADKYFEVIREAGILLDKEERKSAIVEQLNQAASLIGGEAILDDDLLNEVTNLIEMPTAVMGGFNEEFLSLPRDVLISVMKKHQRYFPVQKNGKLLAHFIAIRNGDDLHIDTVREGNEHVLSARFADADFFVREDVKLKLEEYRPKLSSLTFHTKLGSMLDKSDRMLKLGAELAALLSFKDAMLIKHLARAVYLSKADLATQMVTEMTSLQGIIGGEYALRSGETPEVAAAIAGQYQTVPGSKVGLALALTDRIDSLVGLFAAGLAPTGAKDPFGLRRAAIGVVQPLIEQDMNFDLALAVQKSAKTQPIEVKDDTQKQVLEFIAGRLSVVLKDAGYKHDVVEAVLAEQSNNPAASARAVKQLSAWVTREDWSSILDGFARCVRITRDQKDVFKVNEKLFSDQEEKDLFKALQTNTKAQPSTVDEFLEVVVMLIPSINTFFDKVLVMAEDRKVKENRLGLLQRIASLSNGIADLGKLEGF, encoded by the coding sequence ATGTCTTCTTCCTTCCAATCCATTATCCTCAAACTACAAGACTTCTGGGCATCCAAGGGATGTCTCATCACACAGCCGTACTACACCCAGGTCGGCGCAGGGACGATGAACCCTGCCACCTTCCTGCGCGTGCTCGGACCCGAACCGTGGAACGTGGCGTACGTCGAGCCGTCTGTGCGCCCCGACGACGGGCGTTACGGCGAGAACCCCAACCGCTTCCAACTCCACACCCAATTTCAGGTCATCCTTAAGCCAGATCCAACGAATCCGCAGGAACTCTACCTCGAGTCGCTTTATGCGCTCGGCATCGACCCGCGCCAGCACGACATCCGCTTCGTGGAAGATAACTGGGAACAGCCCGCCATCTCCGCCTGGGGTTTGGGTTGGGAGGTCTGGCTCGACGGGCAGGAGATCACGCAGTTCACCTACTTCCAGCAGATGGGCGGCGTGGCGCTCGATCCAGTCTCGGTCGAAATCACCTACGGGCTCGAACGCATCCTCATCGCGCTCAACAACGCCAACGCCATCTGGAACGAGGAGTATGGAGCGGGCGTCACCTACGGCGAGATCCGCCGACAGGAAGAGTTCGAACACTCCAAATATTATTTCGAGACCGCCGACGTCGAACGTGTGCGCGCCATGTACGACCTTTTCTCCGCCGAAGCCGACGCCTGTCTCGCCGCCGGTCTCATCGTCCCCGCGCACGACTATGTCCTCAAATGCTCGCACTCCTTCAACATCCTCGACACCCGCGGCGCGATCAGTGTTGCCGAACGTCAAGCCTTCTTCCGCCGCATCCGTGAACTCGCCAGGGGAGTGGCGCTCGCGTATGAGGAGCAGAGGAAGGGGCTGGAGTATCCGTTGTTGAAAGATACGGGTTCGAAAGTTACAAGTTCGCAGGTTTCAACTTTCAAACCTTCCAACCTTCAACCTGCCAACTTTATCTTAGAAATTGGAGTCGAAGAACTCCCTGCCTCTGATGTGGATGTCGCTCACGGGCTTTTGACGACCCGCATTCCGACTCTGCTCGATGAGCTTCGGCTGACCCACGGCGACGTCCGCATCTTGACAACCCCGCGGCGGCTCGTCGTTTCAGTGGACTCTCTCTCCCCGAATCAGCCCGACCGCGAAGACCTCGTCAAAGGTCCACCCGCCGACAAAGCCCTGGACAAAGACGGCAAGCCGACTCAGGCTGGCTTGGGTTTCGCCAAAAAGAACAACATTGACCCCGCTTCTTTGGAAGTCCGCGAAGAAGGCAATAACAAATACGTCTTCGCCCTCGTCAAACAGACTGGACGCCCCACTCCCGAAGTCCTCGCCGAAGCGCTGCCCAAGTTAGTGGCGGATATTAAGTTCGAGAAGTCCATGCGCTGGAACGATTCGGGCGTCTCGTTCTCTCGTCCGATTCGCTGGTATGTTGCGCTACTCGGTGACATGGTCATCCCGTTTGAATATGCTGGCGTCGTCTCTGGCAACATCTCCCGCGGACTTCGTCCCTACGATTCTCCCGAAATCAAAATTCCCTCGGCGGATAAATATTTCGAGGTCATTCGCGAAGCGGGCATCCTGCTCGACAAAGAAGAACGCAAGTCCGCCATCGTCGAACAGCTCAATCAAGCCGCATCCCTCATCGGTGGGGAAGCCATCCTGGATGACGATCTGTTGAACGAGGTAACCAACCTGATCGAAATGCCCACCGCCGTCATGGGCGGATTCAACGAAGAATTCCTTTCATTGCCAAGAGATGTGTTGATCTCGGTGATGAAAAAGCATCAGAGATATTTCCCTGTCCAGAAAAATGGGAAATTGTTGGCGCACTTTATTGCCATCAGAAATGGCGACGACCTGCACATCGACACTGTCCGCGAAGGGAACGAACACGTGCTCTCCGCGCGCTTTGCGGATGCGGACTTCTTCGTCCGCGAAGATGTGAAATTGAAACTGGAAGAATATCGCCCAAAACTCTCCTCGCTGACCTTCCACACCAAACTCGGCTCCATGCTCGATAAATCCGACCGCATGTTGAAACTCGGCGCGGAACTGGCGGCCCTGCTCAGCTTCAAAGATGCCATGCTTATCAAGCACCTGGCGCGCGCCGTCTATCTCTCCAAAGCCGACCTCGCGACTCAAATGGTCACCGAGATGACCTCCCTGCAGGGCATCATCGGCGGCGAATATGCCCTGCGTTCCGGCGAGACCCCCGAAGTAGCGGCGGCGATTGCCGGGCAATATCAGACCGTGCCGGGATCGAAGGTCGGTCTTGCGCTGGCACTCACGGACAGAATCGACTCATTGGTTGGTTTGTTCGCCGCTGGCCTTGCTCCCACCGGCGCGAAGGACCCCTTCGGTCTGCGCCGCGCTGCCATCGGCGTCGTCCAGCCGCTTATCGAACAGGATATGAATTTCGACCTCGCGCTCGCCGTGCAAAAGTCCGCGAAGACACAACCGATTGAAGTGAAGGACGATACTCAAAAACAAGTCCTCGAATTCATCGCAGGACGCTTGTCTGTGGTGTTGAAGGATGCGGGCTACAAACATGATGTCGTCGAAGCCGTCCTTGCAGAGCAATCCAACAATCCGGCGGCATCCGCCCGGGCGGTGAAGCAGTTGTCCGCGTGGGTGACGCGCGAAGACTGGTCATCCATTTTGGATGGTTTCGCGCGCTGTGTCCGCATCACCCGCGACCAGAAGGATGTGTTCAAGGTCAATGAAAAATTATTTTCCGATCAGGAAGAGAAGGACTTGTTCAAGGCTCTGCAAACGAACACCAAGGCGCAACCGTCTACAGTGGACGAATTCCTTGAAGTGGTTGTCATGCTGATCCCTTCCATCAATACCTTCTTCGATAAGGTCCTTGTGATGGCGGAGGACAGGAAGGTAAAGGAGAACCGGCTTGGCTTGCTGCAACGGATCGCGTCGCTTTCGAACGGTATCGCGGACCTGGGCAAACTCGAAGGGTTCTAG
- a CDS encoding NADH-quinone oxidoreductase subunit B family protein: MGVEQKLGNMGVVTTTLEGMVNWSRTNAMWPMLFGLACCAIEMMSAQAPHYDMSRFGMELMRASPRQSDLMIVAGRVSKKMGPVLRRLYDQMPEPKWVIAMGDCASCGGVFNNYALYQGVDEVVPVDVYVAGCPPRPEALIHGVLTVHEKVKRAKFADLAKG; the protein is encoded by the coding sequence ATGGGAGTAGAGCAGAAACTTGGAAATATGGGCGTGGTGACCACCACGTTGGAGGGGATGGTCAACTGGTCGCGCACGAATGCGATGTGGCCCATGCTGTTCGGGCTGGCCTGCTGCGCCATCGAGATGATGTCCGCGCAGGCCCCACATTACGATATGAGCCGCTTTGGCATGGAACTCATGCGCGCCAGTCCGCGCCAGTCCGACTTGATGATCGTGGCGGGGCGCGTCTCGAAGAAGATGGGACCCGTCCTGCGCCGTTTGTACGACCAGATGCCCGAGCCGAAGTGGGTAATCGCCATGGGCGATTGCGCCTCCTGCGGAGGCGTCTTCAATAACTATGCCCTGTACCAGGGGGTGGATGAGGTTGTGCCAGTGGATGTGTATGTGGCAGGCTGTCCGCCGCGCCCCGAAGCGTTGATCCATGGTGTGCTCACGGTGCATGAAAAAGTGAAGCGCGCGAAGTTCGCGGATCTGGCAAAAGGATAA
- a CDS encoding transposase, giving the protein MATTWARTGKRPVFRRVTKDRRALSTAVALTLTGKIYKKCFEGSIKSDNLIEALEHLRRQVPGKIILIWDRARIHLSKLTKAYLCQHPEIMIEELPAYAPQLNPEEYCHGNVKQHLRNARPTSKEEIRSMLDRGFARLRRRPDLLLGFFHAAGLSVRQLQLT; this is encoded by the coding sequence TTGGCTACGACGTGGGCTCGGACTGGCAAGAGACCCGTTTTTCGACGGGTAACCAAAGATCGTCGAGCGCTATCGACAGCCGTAGCGCTGACACTTACAGGCAAGATCTACAAGAAATGTTTTGAAGGTTCGATAAAAAGCGATAACTTGATTGAGGCACTTGAACACCTCCGTAGGCAGGTACCTGGAAAAATCATCTTGATCTGGGATCGAGCCCGTATTCATCTTAGCAAGCTCACCAAAGCTTATCTCTGCCAGCATCCTGAGATCATGATTGAAGAGTTACCTGCTTACGCTCCACAGCTCAATCCGGAAGAGTATTGTCACGGAAATGTTAAACAACATCTCAGAAATGCTCGTCCAACTTCTAAAGAGGAGATTCGCTCAATGCTTGATCGTGGTTTTGCTCGCTTGCGTCGTCGACCAGACTTACTTCTTGGCTTCTTTCATGCCGCCGGTCTTTCTGTTAGGCAACTTCAGTTAACCTGA